A section of the Sphaerodactylus townsendi isolate TG3544 linkage group LG11, MPM_Stown_v2.3, whole genome shotgun sequence genome encodes:
- the NOM1 gene encoding nucleolar MIF4G domain-containing protein 1 isoform X1: protein MKPTASSSGPVKGPAQRKGRGKKQAGRLQKLGMAVREFVEAAGGSASPGALLQQQPPKWSGRRNRRELKREKRKLKRGRRRLLLSGKEAAEARSDRPPCPASGDREQRPPKTKKAPQPPTPEKRVPAAEGRPARPSPAPSATSLTRKRALLEANEAEEREIRRLERQLGLSKRRKKQAGQGEASLPQSFSRDGLGYVLGALGSGAAFSGLYESSEGEEDAEEEEEVVEGRSEEEEEGLSSQEEEMEDEGDALATEEDAGCSEESSVEEEGQAEEGESPEALSPGSPREEKERPSHDATKYVPPQMRRSEETVDVKKREELERLKKTLKGLVNRLSEPNLASISGQLEELYMTNSRKDMNETLTDVLLSACVTLSVMPSRLMMEHVLLVSVLHNTVGIEVGAHFLETVVRKFDDIYRSKVEGKECENLLSLIGHLYNFYVVNSLLIFDILKKLAGTFSEQDIELILLLLKNVGFSLRKDDALALKELITETQKKANAVGKQFQDQSRVCFMLETMLALKNNDMRKIPGYDPEPVEKLRKLQRTLIHNSGSGKEAQLRVSLESLLSADQIGRWWIVGSSWSGAPMIDASSNKAQHILPTGKVSSKILQLARKQRMNTDIRRNIFCILMTSEDFLDAFEKLLKLGLKDQQEREIVHVLVDCCLQEKTYNPFYAYLSAKFCEYDRRFQMTFQFAMWDRIRDLGNLSRTAFSNLVNLLAHLLKTKSISLAVFKIIEFSELDKPKVHFLRQALSTLFLKTDPEELCYIFGKLAENPKLGMLHEGLKLFLTHFLMKNIQANKSASEATLLKERIELVNRTLKAKESRLKL, encoded by the exons ATGAAGCCAACGGCCTCCTCCTCAGGACCTGTGAAAGGCCCGGCCCAAAGAAAGGGCCGGGGGAAGAAGCAGGCAGGGCGGTTGCAGAAACTAGGCATGGCGGTGCGGGAGTTCGTCGAGGCGGCGGGGGGCTCCGCCTCTCCCGGggccctgctgcagcagcagccgccgaaATGGAGCGGCCGAAGGAACCGGCGGGAGCTGAAGCGGGAAAAGCGCAAATTGAAGCGAGGCCGCCGCCGCCTTCTCCTCAGCGGCAAGGAGGCGGCTGAGGCGCGAAGCGATCGGCCGCCTTGCCCGGCTTCGGGCGACAGGGAACAGCGGCCGCCGAAGACAAAGAAGGCGCCACAGCcgccgaccccggagaaacgtgTCCCCGCGGCGGAAGGGCGGCCGGCGCGGCCCAGCCCGGCTCCTTCGGCGACGTCTCTGACTCGCAAGCGGGCGCTGCTGGAGGCCAATGAGGCCGAGGAACGGGAGATCCGGAGGCTGGAGAGGCAGCTGGGCCTCAGCAAGCGTCGGAAGAAGCAGGCCGGGCAAGGGGAGGCGAGCCTGCCTCAGAGCTTCTCTCGGGACGGGCTGGGCTACGTGCTGGGGGCCCTGGGCTCGGGGGCCGCCTTCTCCGGCCTGTACGAGAGCAGCGAAGGAGAGGAGGAcgccgaggaggaggaagaggtggtggaagggaggtcggaggaggaggaggaaggcctgAGCAGTCAGGAAGAAGAAATGGAAGACGAGGGAGATGCTTTAGCTACAGAGGAAGATGCAGGATGCTCAGAAGAGTCCAGCGTGGAAGAAGAGGGCCAGGCTGAGGAAGGAGAAAGCCCAGAGGCCTTGAGTCCTGGATCTCCCAGAGAGGAAAAAGAG AGACCTTCCCATGATGCTACAAAGTATGTTCCTCCTCAGATGCGAAGGTCTGAAGAGACAGTGGatgttaaaaagagagaagaattggAAAGACTGAAGAAAACATTGAAAGGTCTTGTTAACAG GTTGAGCGAACCTAACTTGGCCTCTATAAGTGGGCAACTGGAAGAACTGTACATGACAAACAGTAGAAAAGACATGAATGAGACCCTGACAGATGTTCTGCTGAGTGCCTGTGTCACGCTCTCTGTGATGCCCTCCAGACTAATGATGGAGCATGTCCTTTTAGTTAGCGTCCTTCATAATACAGTAGGAATTGAG GTTGGCGCTCACTTTCTGGAAACAGTGGTGAGGAAATTCGATGACATCTACAGAAGCAAGGTTGAAGGGAAAGAATGTGAAAACCTGCTTTCCTTAATTGGCCATTTGTATAATTTCTACGTAGTGAATTCACTGCTGATCTTTGACATCTTAAAGAAGCTTGCTGGCACTTTTTCTGAGCAGGATATTGAGctgattctgctgctgctgaaaaatgTGGGATTTTCCTTGAGGAAAGATGATGCTCTGGCATTGAAAGAGCTTATTACTGAGACCCAGAAAAAAGCGAACGCTGTAGGGAAGCAGTTCCAGGACCAATCAAGG GTTTGCTTTATGCTGGAGACGATGCTGGCGCTGAAAAATAATGACATGAGAAAAATCCCTGGTTATGATCCTGAGCCAGTTGAGAAACTACGGAAGTTGCAGAGAACACTG ATTCATAACAGTGGTTCTGGAAAAGAGGCTCAGCTTCGTGTGTCATTGGAATCTCTCCTCAGTGCTGACCAGATTGGCCGTTGGTGGATTGTTGGATCCTCTTGGAGTGGAGCGCCAATGATTGACGCCTCCAGCAACAAAGCTCAACATATACTACCTACAGGAAAG GTGAGTTCAAAGATTCTTCAGCTTGCCCGAAAGCAGAGAATGAACACAGACATCAGGAGGAATATATTTTGTATCTTAATGACTAGTGAAGATTTTTTGGATGCCTTCGAAAAGCTTTTAAA GCTTGGTCTTAAAGATCAGCAGGAGAGAGAAATTGTCCACGTCCTTGTAGATTGTTGCCTACAGGAGAAGACTTACAACCCCTTCTATGCATATTTGTCTGCCAAGTTCTGTGAATACGATAGGAGATTCCAG ATGACATTCCAGTTCGCTATGTGGGACAGAATCAGAGATCTGGGAAACCTGTCTAGGACCGCCTTCTCCAATTTAGTTAATCTCTTGGCTCACCTGTTGAAGACGAAATCTATCTCCCTTGCTGTATTCAAG ATCATTGAGTTCAGTGAACTAGACAAGCCAAAAGTCCACTTTTTACGGCAAGCTTTATCTACGTTGTTCCTAAAAACGGACCCAGAAGAACTCTGCTACATCTTTGGAAA aTTGGCTGAGAACCCCAAGCTAGGAATGCTGCATGAAGGCTTGAAGCTTTTCCTCACCCACTTCTTGATGAAGAATATTCAAGCTAACAAAAGCGCCTCAGAAGCCACTCTGCTAAAAGAGCGAATTGAACTAGTAAACAGGACTTTGAAAGCAAAAGAATCAAGATTAAAGTTATAG
- the NOM1 gene encoding nucleolar MIF4G domain-containing protein 1 isoform X2, which translates to MKPTASSSGPVKGPAQRKGRGKKQAGRLQKLGMAVREFVEAAGGSASPGALLQQQPPKWSGRRNRRELKREKRKLKRGRRRLLLSGKEAAEARSDRPPCPASGDREQRPPKTKKAPQPPTPEKRVPAAEGRPARPSPAPSATSLTRKRALLEANEAEEREIRRLERQLGLSKRRKKQAGQGEASLPQSFSRDGLGYVLGALGSGAAFSGLYESSEGEEDAEEEEEVVEGRSEEEEEGLSSQEEEMEDEGDALATEEDAGCSEESSVEEEGQAEEGESPEALSPGSPREEKEMRRSEETVDVKKREELERLKKTLKGLVNRLSEPNLASISGQLEELYMTNSRKDMNETLTDVLLSACVTLSVMPSRLMMEHVLLVSVLHNTVGIEVGAHFLETVVRKFDDIYRSKVEGKECENLLSLIGHLYNFYVVNSLLIFDILKKLAGTFSEQDIELILLLLKNVGFSLRKDDALALKELITETQKKANAVGKQFQDQSRVCFMLETMLALKNNDMRKIPGYDPEPVEKLRKLQRTLIHNSGSGKEAQLRVSLESLLSADQIGRWWIVGSSWSGAPMIDASSNKAQHILPTGKVSSKILQLARKQRMNTDIRRNIFCILMTSEDFLDAFEKLLKLGLKDQQEREIVHVLVDCCLQEKTYNPFYAYLSAKFCEYDRRFQMTFQFAMWDRIRDLGNLSRTAFSNLVNLLAHLLKTKSISLAVFKIIEFSELDKPKVHFLRQALSTLFLKTDPEELCYIFGKLAENPKLGMLHEGLKLFLTHFLMKNIQANKSASEATLLKERIELVNRTLKAKESRLKL; encoded by the exons ATGAAGCCAACGGCCTCCTCCTCAGGACCTGTGAAAGGCCCGGCCCAAAGAAAGGGCCGGGGGAAGAAGCAGGCAGGGCGGTTGCAGAAACTAGGCATGGCGGTGCGGGAGTTCGTCGAGGCGGCGGGGGGCTCCGCCTCTCCCGGggccctgctgcagcagcagccgccgaaATGGAGCGGCCGAAGGAACCGGCGGGAGCTGAAGCGGGAAAAGCGCAAATTGAAGCGAGGCCGCCGCCGCCTTCTCCTCAGCGGCAAGGAGGCGGCTGAGGCGCGAAGCGATCGGCCGCCTTGCCCGGCTTCGGGCGACAGGGAACAGCGGCCGCCGAAGACAAAGAAGGCGCCACAGCcgccgaccccggagaaacgtgTCCCCGCGGCGGAAGGGCGGCCGGCGCGGCCCAGCCCGGCTCCTTCGGCGACGTCTCTGACTCGCAAGCGGGCGCTGCTGGAGGCCAATGAGGCCGAGGAACGGGAGATCCGGAGGCTGGAGAGGCAGCTGGGCCTCAGCAAGCGTCGGAAGAAGCAGGCCGGGCAAGGGGAGGCGAGCCTGCCTCAGAGCTTCTCTCGGGACGGGCTGGGCTACGTGCTGGGGGCCCTGGGCTCGGGGGCCGCCTTCTCCGGCCTGTACGAGAGCAGCGAAGGAGAGGAGGAcgccgaggaggaggaagaggtggtggaagggaggtcggaggaggaggaggaaggcctgAGCAGTCAGGAAGAAGAAATGGAAGACGAGGGAGATGCTTTAGCTACAGAGGAAGATGCAGGATGCTCAGAAGAGTCCAGCGTGGAAGAAGAGGGCCAGGCTGAGGAAGGAGAAAGCCCAGAGGCCTTGAGTCCTGGATCTCCCAGAGAGGAAAAAGAG ATGCGAAGGTCTGAAGAGACAGTGGatgttaaaaagagagaagaattggAAAGACTGAAGAAAACATTGAAAGGTCTTGTTAACAG GTTGAGCGAACCTAACTTGGCCTCTATAAGTGGGCAACTGGAAGAACTGTACATGACAAACAGTAGAAAAGACATGAATGAGACCCTGACAGATGTTCTGCTGAGTGCCTGTGTCACGCTCTCTGTGATGCCCTCCAGACTAATGATGGAGCATGTCCTTTTAGTTAGCGTCCTTCATAATACAGTAGGAATTGAG GTTGGCGCTCACTTTCTGGAAACAGTGGTGAGGAAATTCGATGACATCTACAGAAGCAAGGTTGAAGGGAAAGAATGTGAAAACCTGCTTTCCTTAATTGGCCATTTGTATAATTTCTACGTAGTGAATTCACTGCTGATCTTTGACATCTTAAAGAAGCTTGCTGGCACTTTTTCTGAGCAGGATATTGAGctgattctgctgctgctgaaaaatgTGGGATTTTCCTTGAGGAAAGATGATGCTCTGGCATTGAAAGAGCTTATTACTGAGACCCAGAAAAAAGCGAACGCTGTAGGGAAGCAGTTCCAGGACCAATCAAGG GTTTGCTTTATGCTGGAGACGATGCTGGCGCTGAAAAATAATGACATGAGAAAAATCCCTGGTTATGATCCTGAGCCAGTTGAGAAACTACGGAAGTTGCAGAGAACACTG ATTCATAACAGTGGTTCTGGAAAAGAGGCTCAGCTTCGTGTGTCATTGGAATCTCTCCTCAGTGCTGACCAGATTGGCCGTTGGTGGATTGTTGGATCCTCTTGGAGTGGAGCGCCAATGATTGACGCCTCCAGCAACAAAGCTCAACATATACTACCTACAGGAAAG GTGAGTTCAAAGATTCTTCAGCTTGCCCGAAAGCAGAGAATGAACACAGACATCAGGAGGAATATATTTTGTATCTTAATGACTAGTGAAGATTTTTTGGATGCCTTCGAAAAGCTTTTAAA GCTTGGTCTTAAAGATCAGCAGGAGAGAGAAATTGTCCACGTCCTTGTAGATTGTTGCCTACAGGAGAAGACTTACAACCCCTTCTATGCATATTTGTCTGCCAAGTTCTGTGAATACGATAGGAGATTCCAG ATGACATTCCAGTTCGCTATGTGGGACAGAATCAGAGATCTGGGAAACCTGTCTAGGACCGCCTTCTCCAATTTAGTTAATCTCTTGGCTCACCTGTTGAAGACGAAATCTATCTCCCTTGCTGTATTCAAG ATCATTGAGTTCAGTGAACTAGACAAGCCAAAAGTCCACTTTTTACGGCAAGCTTTATCTACGTTGTTCCTAAAAACGGACCCAGAAGAACTCTGCTACATCTTTGGAAA aTTGGCTGAGAACCCCAAGCTAGGAATGCTGCATGAAGGCTTGAAGCTTTTCCTCACCCACTTCTTGATGAAGAATATTCAAGCTAACAAAAGCGCCTCAGAAGCCACTCTGCTAAAAGAGCGAATTGAACTAGTAAACAGGACTTTGAAAGCAAAAGAATCAAGATTAAAGTTATAG